One stretch of Planococcus sp. PAMC 21323 DNA includes these proteins:
- a CDS encoding ECF transporter S component, translated as MQKTTSYSPAANSRTFDLVLSSMAIALVFVATLLLNIRLPIAANGGLVHLGTAMLFIIAILFGPKKGLIAGAIGMGLFDVVSGWHLWAPITIVARGLQGYLVGKIAWLGGRNGGSTSFNILAAIVSIPLMVAIYYVGEAIIFSSWIIPAASIPGNLVQNAVGLIIAIPVAIALKKTPYFK; from the coding sequence ATGCAAAAAACTACTAGCTATTCACCAGCAGCTAATTCTCGTACCTTTGATTTGGTTTTGAGCTCGATGGCCATTGCGCTTGTCTTTGTGGCTACGTTACTCTTGAATATTCGTTTGCCAATTGCTGCTAATGGAGGACTAGTTCACCTCGGCACGGCTATGCTTTTCATTATCGCGATTTTGTTTGGTCCTAAAAAAGGATTAATCGCCGGTGCTATCGGCATGGGTTTGTTTGATGTAGTTTCAGGCTGGCATTTATGGGCGCCAATCACAATTGTCGCACGCGGTCTTCAAGGATACTTAGTTGGGAAAATTGCCTGGTTAGGTGGCAGAAATGGCGGCTCGACTTCTTTTAATATTTTGGCAGCAATCGTTTCAATTCCACTTATGGTTGCGATTTACTACGTTGGTGAAGCAATTATTTTCAGCAGTTGGATCATTCCAGCAGCGTCGATTCCTGGCAACCTTGTTCAAAATGCAGTTGGACTGATTATCGCAATTCCTGTCGCGATTGCATTGAAGAAAACACCTTACTTCAAATAA
- a CDS encoding mannitol-1-phosphate 5-dehydrogenase: MKQAVHFGAGNIGRGFIGALFSKSGYHVTFVDVAEQVINKLNEEKSYQVKLAQSQEEKITIENVSGINNMTHAEDVIRVIQQATYLTTAIGPNILPRIAPLIAQGLTERILATDEKLYIIACENQIGATDILKQHILDSLDDETIAKLEGKVYFFNSAVDRIVPIQDQSSLDVLVEPYFEWVVETTETIPPVTGMTLVEDLAPFIERKLFTVNTGHAVIAYLGYLAGKSTIDETLADEEIVTQVRETLKETGAYLVKEYGLDEQEHLAYIDKNIERFKNAYLNDGVTRVGRAPIRKLGPEDRLIRPATQAQKAGLSYTHLANAIAAALLFDYPEDEEALEIQKIIRDNGPAAVLTTISGLPKDSDITKEVVSRYHALKA; this comes from the coding sequence ATGAAACAAGCCGTCCATTTTGGAGCAGGTAATATTGGCAGAGGATTTATCGGGGCTTTATTTTCTAAATCAGGCTATCACGTGACGTTTGTCGACGTGGCAGAGCAAGTAATTAATAAGCTCAATGAAGAAAAAAGCTATCAAGTAAAACTAGCCCAATCACAAGAAGAAAAGATTACAATTGAAAACGTTTCGGGGATTAATAATATGACACATGCCGAAGATGTGATTAGAGTGATTCAACAAGCGACATATTTAACAACTGCGATTGGGCCAAACATCTTGCCGAGAATCGCTCCATTAATTGCACAAGGGTTAACAGAGCGTATATTGGCGACAGACGAAAAGTTGTATATCATCGCCTGCGAAAATCAGATTGGTGCGACTGACATATTAAAGCAGCACATTCTAGACAGTTTAGATGACGAGACAATAGCGAAACTAGAAGGGAAAGTATATTTTTTCAACTCAGCAGTTGATCGCATTGTACCCATACAAGACCAAAGTTCTTTAGATGTATTAGTAGAGCCGTATTTTGAATGGGTAGTGGAAACTACAGAAACGATTCCACCAGTAACAGGTATGACGCTAGTTGAAGATCTCGCTCCTTTTATTGAACGAAAATTATTTACAGTAAATACGGGTCATGCCGTGATTGCCTATTTGGGGTATTTAGCCGGCAAATCAACAATCGACGAAACATTAGCCGATGAGGAAATTGTTACACAGGTCAGAGAGACCCTTAAAGAAACGGGTGCGTATTTAGTAAAAGAATATGGACTTGATGAACAAGAGCATTTAGCTTATATCGATAAAAACATTGAACGCTTTAAAAATGCATACTTGAATGACGGTGTGACACGAGTAGGGCGTGCACCTATTCGGAAACTAGGACCAGAAGATCGATTGATTCGTCCGGCTACACAAGCTCAAAAAGCAGGCTTGTCTTATACGCACTTAGCAAACGCGATTGCGGCTGCATTGTTGTTTGATTATCCAGAAGATGAAGAAGCGTTGGAAATTCAAAAAATAATTCGAGACAACGGACCTGCGGCTGTTTTAACGACCATTAGTGGTTTACCTAAAGACAGTGACATTACAAAAGAAGTCGTAAGCCGCTACCATGCGTTGAAAGCTTAA
- a CDS encoding malate:quinone oxidoreductase → MDNQQTNKNIILIGAGVMSATLGAMLKELAPEWNIKVFEKLEKAGAESSNEWNNAGTGHAALCELNYTPEQEDGSIDIKKASSINEQFQLSRQFWSFLVNNKRIENPKEFIMSIPHMSMVQGEDNVRFLKNRFEALTKSPLFKGMEFSTETEKLKEWMPLIMEGRTSTEAIAATKIDSGTDVNFGALTEMLFEYLGEQQVEMNYNHTVKDIKRNDDSTWEVKVQDLENNKIEYHSADFVFIGGGGGSLPLLQKTGIPESKHIGGFPVSGLFLVCNDQEIVEQHHAKVYGKAQVGAPPMSVPHLDTRFIDGKKSLLFGPFAGFSPKFLKTGSNMDLLGSVKPNNVFTMLAAGAKEMSLTKYLIQQVLLSNEKRVEELREFIPTAKLEDWEVVVAGQRVQVIKDTDKGKGTLQFGTEIVTSGDGSIAALLGASPGASTAVHAMLEIFKKCFPEQVGEWEPKIKEMIPSYGKSLSENPELLQEIHASTAKALQLDEKNTITK, encoded by the coding sequence ATGGACAACCAACAAACTAACAAAAATATCATCTTAATCGGCGCTGGAGTTATGAGTGCAACTTTAGGAGCAATGCTTAAAGAACTTGCTCCAGAGTGGAATATTAAAGTATTTGAAAAACTTGAAAAAGCAGGCGCTGAAAGTTCTAACGAATGGAATAACGCAGGAACAGGACATGCCGCACTTTGCGAATTGAACTATACTCCTGAACAAGAGGATGGCTCGATTGACATTAAAAAAGCGAGCAGCATCAACGAACAATTCCAACTTTCTAGACAGTTTTGGTCGTTCCTTGTAAACAATAAACGCATTGAAAATCCAAAAGAATTTATCATGTCGATTCCACATATGAGTATGGTACAAGGCGAAGACAACGTTCGCTTTTTAAAAAATCGTTTTGAAGCTTTGACGAAAAGTCCTTTGTTTAAAGGAATGGAATTCTCAACTGAAACAGAAAAGTTAAAAGAATGGATGCCTCTTATTATGGAGGGCCGTACTTCGACTGAAGCAATCGCAGCGACAAAAATCGATTCTGGAACTGACGTCAACTTTGGCGCGTTAACAGAAATGTTGTTTGAGTACTTAGGCGAACAACAAGTCGAAATGAATTACAACCACACAGTAAAAGATATTAAACGTAATGACGACAGTACGTGGGAAGTAAAAGTACAGGACCTTGAAAACAACAAAATCGAATACCATAGCGCAGATTTCGTCTTTATCGGCGGCGGTGGCGGAAGCTTGCCATTGCTACAAAAAACAGGCATTCCTGAATCTAAGCATATTGGTGGATTCCCGGTTAGTGGGTTGTTCTTAGTATGTAATGATCAAGAAATTGTTGAGCAACACCATGCAAAAGTTTATGGGAAAGCACAAGTTGGCGCTCCGCCAATGTCCGTACCGCATTTAGATACACGCTTTATTGATGGCAAAAAATCATTGTTGTTCGGACCGTTTGCAGGATTTTCACCAAAATTCTTGAAAACAGGCTCGAATATGGACTTACTCGGTTCTGTAAAGCCGAATAACGTCTTCACGATGCTTGCTGCAGGAGCGAAAGAAATGTCACTGACGAAGTACCTTATTCAACAAGTGTTACTTTCAAATGAAAAACGTGTAGAAGAATTGCGTGAATTTATCCCGACTGCGAAACTAGAAGATTGGGAAGTAGTCGTTGCAGGACAACGTGTACAAGTGATTAAAGATACAGATAAAGGCAAGGGAACACTTCAATTTGGTACAGAAATTGTCACTTCTGGAGATGGTTCAATTGCTGCATTATTAGGAGCTTCACCAGGCGCATCTACGGCAGTTCATGCGATGCTTGAAATTTTCAAAAAATGTTTCCCAGAACAAGTAGGCGAATGGGAACCAAAAATCAAAGAAATGATTCCGTCATACGGAAAATCATTGTCTGAAAACCCTGAGCTTCTTCAAGAAATCCATGCATCCACTGCAAAAGCATTGCAATTGGATGAAAAAAACACAATCACAAAATAA